Part of the Natronobacterium gregoryi SP2 genome, TGAAAAGCGCAAGCCCCATCATGTACGTGACCGGGCGCGGTTCCTCGATCAGGTGCTGGTAGTAAGCAGCGATCAGCACCGACTTGATTACCGCTAACAGTACGGTTCCCCCCATCGCAGTGGCGTACGCGAAGTCGAACGTGA contains:
- a CDS encoding cytochrome C oxidase subunit IV family protein, with translation MADVRTYTLIYLVLLVLGTGKFVFFTFDFAYATAMGGTVLLAVIKSVLIAAYYQHLIEEPRPVTYMMGLALFMVFLLTVAAGYSIQ